The window TTGCCGTTGGCGATGTCGTTATCGCCATCGTAGAGGACGACGGCGCGCGGCCGGAACGGAACGATGATACGGTCGGCGTAGCATAGGGCGTCGAAATATTCGGACCCGCCGAAGCCGTGGTTCAGCACAGGGAGGTCCGGGAAATATTGGGGGAGGTTCCACCCGAGTATGGAGGAACTTCCCACGAACAGGATCGGATTGGCGGGGACATTCGAAACGGTCTTCTCGATTCTCTGAATGTCATCTTCCCAGCGCTGCAAATCCCAACGGGCAACAGCGACGGTGTCCAGCGCAATGCGCTTATCCGTGGGCGCCGCGAACCGGACCGTCCCGTTCTCATCAGGCGCAAACGGTATGGCTTCGCCCGAATGCAGTAGCGACAGACTGTCAGGCGGGCGCACGAGCCGCAGCTCGATGTTTCCCTCATGGCCGGGAGGGATGTGGATGTACCAGCTCTTTCCGCGGGCAGTCAGGCGCACGTTGCACCGCTCTTCACCCGGTGACGGGAACGCCCCGATCAGGGCGTCGCGGTTACTCTCCATCCAGTCGGCAATCTCGGAACAGCGTTCATAGAAACCCTGGGGCATAGAGCCGTCAGGGGCCGGGCCGACGTTGAGAAGGAAATTGCCGCCCCATTCGCGGGCGCGGACGAGCCTGTCCATTGCCCACTCACTCGACTGAAAGGCGCCGTCCGGGTTATAACCCCAGTGGCCGTTCCATGCGATGCAGTTTTCCCACCAGCCTTGCGGTGGGCCTTTGGGGAATTCCCATTCGGGAGTGGTGAAGTCGCCCGTGCCGCCCCAGCGGTCGTTGATAACGATTCCCGGCTGCAACGACCGAATCCATGCGAGCGTCTGGTTGGCATAGGTGTCCTCGATACCGTGCCAGCCCATGCCATCGAACCAGAGCACGTCGATCTGTCCGTACGAGGTGAGAAGTTCGTGCAGTTGGCCGATCGTGTAGGCATAGAATGCTTCGAAATCGCGGTGGTTCTTTTCGGGGTCTTCTATGGGTGGGTACTGGCCGCGCTTGTTGTAGTCGAAACCGGCGTCATCAACGGGGTATCCGGGGTAATGCCAATCGCGCGGGGAGAAATAGAGGCTGACCCGGAGGCCATGGTTGCGGCAGGCGTCGATGTAAGGCTTCAACAGGTCGCGGCCGTTCATGTATTGGCGGGTGCTCATGTCTCCGAATTTCGTCGGCCACAAGGCATACCCGTCGTGATGTTTCGCGGTGAGGACCGCATAGGTAAAACCGGCTTTGGCAGCGGCAGCCATCCAGATGCCGGGGTCGTAGTTCCGCGGGTTGAACTTCTCGGCAAGGGCGTAGTACCGCTCGGGCGGGTGCATTGCGGGCTCGCCCCCCGCCGGGTAATCTTTAATCATCGCCCAGGAAGGCTGTACGCCGGCCACGCTGTGGATGCCCCAGTGCACGAAGAGCCCCAAGCCGGCATCCGGATACCATGCTGCCTGCGGGTGGCGGGTGGGGAGGAACTCGGGCGCGGAAGATGCCCTGACCTCCGCAGCGAGAACCGTGGCGTGTTGCCACGCGTCCGGGACGGTACCCGGGGGAGGATCAAGAGCGGCTGGCTGGGTGCCCGCGGCAATCCCCGATGCCACGAACAGGATCAAACCGTATGACAACATGTTGGTTCTCCACAACGTTGTGATCTTCCGCGAATAGCCAAGATAGCATTTCTGTCGCGCCATTTCCGCCTCGAGTCATGGGACTTGGTTGCCGTAGCGGTTCGCGAGCTCCAACCACGAAGACACGAGGGCACAAATGAATGAGACGATTCTTTGTGCCTTTGTGTCGTTGTGGTTGACACAATCTGAGGCGACGCAGAAGGGGCAACCCCGGTCGCGCGGGTCAGGTTTTGGCGAGCTGGTCGTGCGCGTATTGCAGGCACGCTTCCGTCATGTCCCATCCCATGCACGGGTCCGTTACGCTGACGCCGTATTTGAGCCGAGCCTTGTCCTTCGGGATGGATTGGCTGCCGGGATTCAGGTTGCTTTCGAGCATGAGGCCTATCAGGGACGTCGTGCCCTCGGTACGCTGATGCACCACATCGCGAAGGACCTTCTCCTGGAGTTCGTAACGCTTGGTGCTGTTATCGTGGCTGCAATCGACCATGATACGGGGTTCCAGGCCCGCAGCGCGGAGCTGTTCTTCCGCCAGTGCCACGCTTACGCGGTCGCAATTAGGGTGTCCGGCGCCTCCGCGCAATATCAGGTGGCCCCACGGGTTTCCGAGGGTACGTACGACGCACGTCTTGCCTTCCTGGTCAATACCGAGGAAATGATGCGATTGGCGGGCGGAAAGCAACGCATTTATCGCCACCTGGAGGTTCCCATTCGTGCTGTTCTTGAACCCTACGGGCATGGAGAGGCCGCTGGCAATCTCCCGATGAGTCTGTGATTCCGTGGTTCTTGCTCCGATTGATGCCCATGTGATGAGGTCGGCCACATACTGAGGCACAATGGGGTCGAGGACCTCGGTGGCCGTCGGAAGACCGATATCGGCGATGTCAAGCAGAATGCGGCGCGCCTTGCGCAGCCCGTCCTCGATCTTGTAGCTGCCGTCGAGGTCGGGATCGTTGATAAACCCTTTCCATCCGGTGGTCGTCCGCGGTTTTTCGAAATAGGTGCGCATCACGATGAAGAGGCGCCGTGCAAACCGAAGATGAGCCTGGTACAGACGTTTTGCATATTCCAGCGCCATGCCGGCGTCATGAATGGAGCAAGGGCCTGCAACTACGAGGATACGCGTGTCTTCGCCCAACAGAATGCGCGCCACGGTATCGCGGCCTGTCATCACCGTGTCGTGCGCCCGGCTGCTTGTTGGAAGGGTCTGCTTGACCTCCTTAGGAGGAATAAGCGGCAGAAACTCTCCCACGTGGGCGTCGTGAATCTGCTCGAGGAGTCGTTTTGTGTGTTCGCCTTGCATTGAATTACCGTCTTGTGTTGCCCCTGTTTCCTGTGTCATCCATTGGACACGCACATTATGACAGGGCGAGGGGGATGCTCACAACCTCTGGCGGAGCCATTCGCGCACGCCGGTAACCATGGTCTCTTCGTCGAGATCCTGCCACAATTCATGGTATCCCCCGGGGAACACGCGCAGGGTTTTGTCCGTTGACGCGCATTGAGCATAGAGTCGCTGGCTTCCGGAAACCGGGACGATGCTGTCTGCATCGCCATGCACGATGTACAGCGGCAGGGAAAGGCGTGAGATATCGTTGAAGGCGTCCTCGACGGCTTTCTGCATCTCGGCTCCCGTGCGTGCGCGTACGGTTCCGTGGTAGCCCAGAGGATCTTGATCGGCGGCGGCCACCACCTCAGGCCGGCGAGACAGACCCTTCGCCTCCACTTTGCTTACAGGCATCCACGGCGCCACCCTGGCAATGTATTTGCCGAGCTGCAACAGGGGCTTCGGGATGGTTTCGGAAAAGCCCAGAAAGGGGCTGCACAGGACGAGCCCAGAAAAACCGGGCTGGCGCGTCTCGGCATATCGAACAGTGATAAGGCCTCCGAAACTCTGGCCCAGCATAAACACCGGTTTCCCGTGAACATCCGGCTCGACCACCTGCAGGAAACGGTCGAGGTCGGCCAGGAGATCGTTAAAACGCCCGACATACCCGCGTTTCCCTTGCGAGCGCCCGAACCCGCGTTGATCGTAGCTGTGCACGGCTAACGATGCATCGTTGAGGGCGCGGGCAAAGCGCTCGTACCGGCCGCAGTGATCGCCGTAGCCATGAATGAGGATCACATGGGCGGCAGGCGTGTTCGATGGCAGCCAGGCGCGGGTGTAAAGACGCAGGCCGCCGGTTGTCGTGAACGAGCCGGTATTCGTCATGGGCGGGGCTCCTTATTGCGTTACGAGGTCTTTCCCACGGGCCACTGCTTGAGGACAAAGGCCTTGGCGTCGTCCCGCGTCGTCAGTTGGCCATTGAGTTGTAGTTCTTCGATCTGCCTGAGGACCTTCGAAAAGAGGGGACCCGGAGAATAGCCCAGCGCGATGAGATCGCGTCCTTGAAGCAGCGGCTCGGGATGAAGGGCCTCTGGCGGGATGTGGGCCAGATAGTTCTCGACCCAGTCGATTGTCGAGAGCTCTTGGTGGCTCGCCAGGCAGTCGATGCGGCATAGCTCCTTAAGCTCGTCAAAGCCCTCGGCGCGGACCAGGCGCTTGCGTTTGCTCTCCTTCATATCCGGAATGTGCGCGAAGCGCATATGCTGGGATACCAGCCAGACCACGCGTTCCGTGTCGCGCCGGGACAAACGCAGGCGCAGACAGACCTCGCGGGCTATCCCTGCCCCTACCACATCGTGCTCGTTGAACCGGATACGGTCCGTCTCCGTTTGTGTGTGCGGCTTTCCGGCGTCATGCAGCAAGACGCCGAGCGCCAAGGCCGGGGCAGGATCACGCAGAAGGTCGAGCATGAGTAAGGTATGGGTGAAAACATCGCCCTCGGGATGGAACCGCGGCGGCTGTTGTACGCCCTTCATGGCCGAAACCTCCGGCAGGAGGCGGTCGAGGAGGCCGGTGTCGTCAAGAAGCTCGAATGCGCGCTTCGCTCCCCCCTCTGTGAGGATTCTGAGCAGCTCATCGCGGATGCGTTCAGCGCTGGTTGCGTTGATGAGGTGCGCCATGTCTTTTATGGCCCGATAGGTCTCTTCCTCGATGGCATACCCCAGGCGCGCCGCGAAGCGAATGCCTCGCAGGAGGCGCAGGTGATCTTCCTGAAACCGCTCATAGGGCTGCCCGACCGCGCGAATGATGCCCGCATGCAGATCTTTTTGGCCTTCCACGTAATCCAGCACCTTTTGGTGCAAGGGGTCGTAAAACAGGGCGTTTATGGTGAAATCGCGCCGCCGCGCATCTTCCTTCTCCCCCACGAAGGCGACCGT of the Candidatus Hydrogenedentota bacterium genome contains:
- a CDS encoding 3-deoxy-7-phosphoheptulonate synthase, producing the protein MQGEHTKRLLEQIHDAHVGEFLPLIPPKEVKQTLPTSSRAHDTVMTGRDTVARILLGEDTRILVVAGPCSIHDAGMALEYAKRLYQAHLRFARRLFIVMRTYFEKPRTTTGWKGFINDPDLDGSYKIEDGLRKARRILLDIADIGLPTATEVLDPIVPQYVADLITWASIGARTTESQTHREIASGLSMPVGFKNSTNGNLQVAINALLSARQSHHFLGIDQEGKTCVVRTLGNPWGHLILRGGAGHPNCDRVSVALAEEQLRAAGLEPRIMVDCSHDNSTKRYELQEKVLRDVVHQRTEGTTSLIGLMLESNLNPGSQSIPKDKARLKYGVSVTDPCMGWDMTEACLQYAHDQLAKT
- a CDS encoding CCA tRNA nucleotidyltransferase, with product MNRRQTAAEDICARLRAHGYRALLAGGCVRDLILGLPPKDYDIATDATPREVAAIFERTIDVGSAFGVQAVLLPEGQFEVTTFRQDGPYEDGRHPSTVAFVGEKEDARRRDFTINALFYDPLHQKVLDYVEGQKDLHAGIIRAVGQPYERFQEDHLRLLRGIRFAARLGYAIEEETYRAIKDMAHLINATSAERIRDELLRILTEGGAKRAFELLDDTGLLDRLLPEVSAMKGVQQPPRFHPEGDVFTHTLLMLDLLRDPAPALALGVLLHDAGKPHTQTETDRIRFNEHDVVGAGIAREVCLRLRLSRRDTERVVWLVSQHMRFAHIPDMKESKRKRLVRAEGFDELKELCRIDCLASHQELSTIDWVENYLAHIPPEALHPEPLLQGRDLIALGYSPGPLFSKVLRQIEELQLNGQLTTRDDAKAFVLKQWPVGKTS
- a CDS encoding lysophospholipase; this translates as MTNTGSFTTTGGLRLYTRAWLPSNTPAAHVILIHGYGDHCGRYERFARALNDASLAVHSYDQRGFGRSQGKRGYVGRFNDLLADLDRFLQVVEPDVHGKPVFMLGQSFGGLITVRYAETRQPGFSGLVLCSPFLGFSETIPKPLLQLGKYIARVAPWMPVSKVEAKGLSRRPEVVAAADQDPLGYHGTVRARTGAEMQKAVEDAFNDISRLSLPLYIVHGDADSIVPVSGSQRLYAQCASTDKTLRVFPGGYHELWQDLDEETMVTGVREWLRQRL
- a CDS encoding alpha-L-fucosidase, whose protein sequence is MLSYGLILFVASGIAAGTQPAALDPPPGTVPDAWQHATVLAAEVRASSAPEFLPTRHPQAAWYPDAGLGLFVHWGIHSVAGVQPSWAMIKDYPAGGEPAMHPPERYYALAEKFNPRNYDPGIWMAAAAKAGFTYAVLTAKHHDGYALWPTKFGDMSTRQYMNGRDLLKPYIDACRNHGLRVSLYFSPRDWHYPGYPVDDAGFDYNKRGQYPPIEDPEKNHRDFEAFYAYTIGQLHELLTSYGQIDVLWFDGMGWHGIEDTYANQTLAWIRSLQPGIVINDRWGGTGDFTTPEWEFPKGPPQGWWENCIAWNGHWGYNPDGAFQSSEWAMDRLVRAREWGGNFLLNVGPAPDGSMPQGFYERCSEIADWMESNRDALIGAFPSPGEERCNVRLTARGKSWYIHIPPGHEGNIELRLVRPPDSLSLLHSGEAIPFAPDENGTVRFAAPTDKRIALDTVAVARWDLQRWEDDIQRIEKTVSNVPANPILFVGSSSILGWNLPQYFPDLPVLNHGFGGSEYFDALCYADRIIVPFRPRAVVLYDGDNDIANGKTAQWVSADMKALARSIHHAHPGTPIVVLSIKTSLSRWAKHEEMEKANGLMAEFARNTSGVTFLDVNSPLLAPNGKPDDRYFREDHLHLNPEGYALWTGILRPVLDGVLSNNRTAD